The following coding sequences are from one Spirochaetota bacterium window:
- a CDS encoding CapA family protein — translation MTKPSRTAVALLILLLSVCSPLQGGEAPREISLLFCGDVMLDWGIREAVAKEGYGFPLRRIRGFLSGFDYRFFNLEGPISDKGEPHGDKKYIFNAPPGMVRVLTEGRLDGAMLANNHMSDFGNIALLDTISNLSAEGIRTAGAGIDAETASLPILISRGGISVAVFSFTNLAHRDAYATASSPGVARAALEPMRKAIEQFRRFTDFIVVNLHWGDEYTNYPSNDQVEMARALIDSGADAVIGHHSHVYQGMEVYRGRPIVYSLGNFLFGSINEDIRDNIVVALDFRKEGLSSMRVYPISGNTASHPFQPARLSGRDAEGVLSHVLEISLPLGSDFPKKAVMVDSSLLYRFHADPKQR, via the coding sequence ATGACAAAACCATCTCGAACGGCCGTCGCCCTGCTCATTCTGCTTCTCTCCGTGTGTTCGCCACTGCAAGGCGGTGAAGCGCCCCGGGAGATTTCGCTTCTCTTCTGCGGAGACGTGATGCTCGACTGGGGCATCCGCGAGGCCGTCGCAAAGGAGGGATACGGCTTCCCGCTCAGGCGAATCCGAGGCTTTCTTTCCGGTTTCGATTACCGATTCTTCAATCTGGAAGGCCCGATTTCGGACAAAGGGGAGCCTCACGGCGACAAGAAATATATCTTTAATGCCCCCCCGGGCATGGTGCGCGTGCTTACCGAAGGCCGGCTCGACGGAGCGATGCTGGCCAACAATCACATGTCGGATTTCGGCAACATCGCCCTCCTCGACACCATCTCGAACCTTTCCGCGGAGGGTATACGCACCGCGGGCGCCGGAATCGACGCCGAAACGGCCTCGCTTCCCATACTCATCTCGCGGGGGGGAATTTCCGTAGCCGTTTTCTCATTCACCAACCTCGCCCACAGGGACGCCTACGCGACGGCATCCTCGCCGGGCGTTGCACGCGCGGCCCTGGAGCCGATGCGGAAGGCTATTGAGCAGTTTCGACGCTTCACCGATTTTATCGTCGTCAACCTTCACTGGGGGGATGAATACACCAATTACCCCTCCAATGACCAGGTCGAGATGGCCCGCGCGCTAATCGACTCCGGGGCCGACGCCGTTATCGGACATCACTCTCACGTCTACCAGGGGATGGAGGTGTATCGCGGCAGGCCGATCGTCTACTCGCTCGGCAACTTTCTCTTCGGGTCGATAAACGAGGACATTCGCGATAACATCGTCGTGGCACTTGATTTCAGGAAGGAAGGACTGTCATCTATGCGGGTGTACCCCATCAGCGGGAACACCGCCTCGCACCCCTTTCAGCCGGCACGGCTTTCCGGAAGGGACGCGGAGGGCGTATTAAGCCACGTGCTGGAGATATCCCTCCCGCTCGGGTCGGACTTTCCGAAAAAGGCGGTCATGGTCGACTCCTCACTGCTCTATCGGTTCCATGCCGATCCCAAGCAACGATAG
- a CDS encoding SRPBCC family protein, with protein sequence MIKARLRTTLSCSPKEAFRHFESIASLGALKKELLGARIARREPGLEIADAHLRFPFFKHAAARLKYTTVPETYAELKQIKGPLSEYRWAFSFSGIGGNTRVDVEVAIRLPLGPMGFILGLVIGPFIKRKMRRELTTLEKLTAPR encoded by the coding sequence ATGATAAAGGCACGACTTCGAACAACGCTGTCCTGCTCCCCGAAGGAAGCGTTCAGGCACTTCGAGAGCATCGCCTCGCTCGGAGCCCTTAAAAAAGAGCTCCTGGGAGCGCGGATAGCCCGTCGCGAGCCGGGCCTCGAGATAGCGGACGCGCATCTGCGGTTTCCCTTCTTCAAGCACGCGGCCGCACGGCTCAAGTACACCACCGTCCCCGAAACATATGCCGAACTAAAGCAGATAAAGGGCCCGCTCTCAGAATACCGCTGGGCGTTTTCATTCAGTGGAATCGGCGGGAACACCCGGGTCGACGTCGAAGTGGCGATCAGGCTGCCGCTGGGGCCCATGGGTTTTATACTGGGACTCGTCATCGGCCCCTTCATTAAGAGAAAGATGCGCCGCGAACTTACAACACTGGAGAAGCTTACGGCACCCCGATAA
- a CDS encoding DNA repair helicase XPB — translation MTKNRPIIVQSDNTVLLEVDNPDFENARDAISPFAELEKSPEHIHTYRVTPLSLWNAASAGLTTGAIVDALRRYSRYDIPEIVLTTISEQMRRYGLIRLVKKDDRMLLVSSDSLLLNEIVRDRKIQPYIAGPVDEFTVEVKADLRGHIKQALIKMGFPVEDTAGYEEGDPLVFGLRATALSGNPFVIRDYQQSAVNAFYRGGGPDGGSGVVVLPCGAGKTMVGIGAMALLQTETLILVTNTVAIRQWREELLDKTDIAPELIGEFSGEKKEVRPVTVATYNILTYRKKKNESFLHFDLFRSKNWGLIIYDEVHLLPAPVFRMTSEIQSKRRLGLTATLIREDAMEADVFSLIGPKKYDMPWKILERSNWIAEAICTEIRIELPEYLRYQYSIARDREKFRISSENEDKIDVARTILDHHPGASVLIIGQYISQLEELERRFKYPLITGATPVSEREALYADFKKGNIKILIVSKVANFSIDLPDANVAIQVSGTFGSRQEEAQRLGRILRPKKGENRAYFYTIITSNSVEERFAHNRQLFLTEQGYTYVILNRGMFNERF, via the coding sequence ATGACCAAGAACAGACCCATCATCGTTCAGAGCGACAACACCGTCCTCCTCGAGGTTGACAATCCCGATTTCGAGAACGCGCGGGACGCGATCTCCCCCTTCGCGGAACTCGAGAAGAGCCCGGAGCACATCCACACCTACCGCGTCACTCCTCTGTCGCTGTGGAACGCGGCCTCCGCGGGCCTTACGACCGGCGCCATCGTCGACGCGCTCAGGCGCTATTCCCGCTACGACATCCCCGAGATTGTGCTCACCACGATCTCCGAGCAGATGCGCCGCTACGGCCTTATACGGCTGGTGAAAAAGGACGACAGGATGCTCCTTGTTTCGTCCGATTCACTGCTCCTTAACGAAATTGTCCGGGACCGGAAAATACAACCCTATATCGCCGGCCCTGTCGACGAATTCACCGTGGAGGTGAAGGCGGACCTGAGGGGTCACATCAAGCAGGCCCTCATCAAGATGGGTTTCCCGGTGGAGGATACGGCCGGCTACGAGGAAGGCGATCCGCTGGTGTTCGGCCTTCGCGCCACCGCATTATCGGGCAATCCGTTCGTCATCCGGGATTATCAGCAGAGCGCCGTCAACGCCTTCTATCGCGGCGGGGGGCCGGACGGCGGGAGCGGGGTGGTGGTGCTGCCCTGCGGGGCGGGCAAGACAATGGTCGGCATAGGCGCGATGGCCCTCCTCCAGACCGAGACGCTCATACTGGTGACGAACACGGTCGCGATCCGCCAGTGGCGCGAGGAACTGCTCGACAAGACCGACATCGCGCCCGAGTTGATCGGCGAGTTTTCGGGTGAGAAAAAGGAGGTGAGGCCGGTAACGGTGGCCACCTACAATATCCTTACCTACCGGAAAAAAAAGAACGAAAGCTTTCTCCACTTCGACCTCTTCCGCTCCAAAAACTGGGGCCTCATTATCTACGACGAGGTGCACCTCCTTCCTGCGCCGGTGTTCCGCATGACCTCCGAGATCCAGTCCAAGCGGAGGCTGGGCCTCACCGCCACGCTCATCCGCGAGGACGCGATGGAAGCCGATGTCTTCAGCCTCATCGGCCCCAAAAAATACGACATGCCCTGGAAGATCCTCGAAAGGTCCAACTGGATCGCCGAGGCCATCTGCACGGAAATACGCATCGAGCTTCCCGAATACCTTCGCTACCAGTATTCTATCGCGAGGGACCGAGAAAAATTCCGCATCTCATCCGAGAACGAGGACAAGATCGATGTCGCGCGAACCATACTCGACCATCACCCGGGGGCGAGCGTCCTCATAATCGGCCAGTACATCTCACAGCTCGAGGAGCTGGAGCGGCGCTTCAAATACCCCCTGATCACCGGCGCCACGCCTGTCTCCGAGCGCGAGGCTCTCTATGCCGATTTCAAGAAAGGGAACATTAAAATCCTTATCGTCTCAAAGGTCGCAAACTTCTCGATAGATCTACCCGACGCCAACGTTGCCATACAGGTTTCAGGCACTTTCGGCTCGCGCCAGGAGGAGGCGCAGCGCCTGGGACGGATACTTCGCCCCAAGAAGGGCGAGAACCGCGCGTATTTCTACACCATCATTACCTCCAACAGCGTGGAGGAGAGGTTCGCCCACAACCGCCAGCTCTTTCTCACCGAACAGGGTTACACCTACGTGATCCTCAACCGGGGGATGTTCAATGAGCGTTTTTAG
- a CDS encoding putative glycoside hydrolase, translating to MSVFRTLAAALAIHLFAVAPAFSAGTRAVLLSEKNGLFVSNDNGNSWHRFNDGLPGEFVPLSITVDAADGLYLLTRHSGIFGRPMGASAWRSLNSDRFRLRSELHPDRYRKITAFAADDARAGSLALATKHALYRSYDNGRSWASVPMKVLEHNHYITALAFGPSGVLYAGTSFHGIYRVTDRGLVSSSSGLPREPYSADAFFYEEVGAIAADGTNPDVLYAGLNFGGGLYASRDGGRSWRSLGAVPGDTGSLVLGGLLKKGNSLFVSMGGAAWRLNTETGVWRELKVDGIMRRLPSGAKPLALLALDGTGAYPPLFYRIGTPGSPRANDLRARAADKKALYASIPAVRRNLAGLISTIHACKMNAMVIDMKDDQGSLHFPTNNETALRSGAARKPVDVRAILGTLRREGVHSIARVVVFKDPNLFRYDGNRYAIWNARTNAPWRGSEGEYWVDPHSTLAQEYNIALSRELAALGFDEIQFDYIRFPSDGPTHLCRYRHRRFEDGFKSEAIGDFLERAKRVIPVPLSVDIYGFNAMYRFGNWIGQDLEEIAAVVDVVCPMVYPSHFGGRYYRRFPGDEHPYRIVLDSGVRARVISGDGAPLRPYLQAFKMLSPTWGTGYIQSQVRGVLESGVGGYTFWNAKGEYDMVRRALGGRPPEGK from the coding sequence ATGAGCGTTTTTAGAACGCTTGCCGCCGCGCTCGCCATTCACCTGTTCGCCGTCGCTCCGGCATTCTCCGCCGGGACGCGGGCCGTACTCCTTTCCGAAAAAAACGGTCTGTTCGTTTCCAATGACAATGGTAATAGCTGGCACCGCTTCAACGATGGCCTCCCCGGGGAGTTTGTCCCGCTTTCGATAACCGTGGACGCGGCCGACGGCCTGTATCTCCTCACCAGGCATTCCGGCATTTTCGGCCGGCCCATGGGAGCTTCCGCCTGGCGCTCCCTCAACAGCGATCGTTTCCGTTTGCGCTCCGAGCTGCATCCGGACCGTTATCGAAAAATCACCGCCTTTGCCGCCGACGACGCGCGTGCGGGCTCGCTCGCCCTCGCCACCAAGCACGCCCTGTACCGCTCGTACGACAATGGCCGAAGTTGGGCAAGCGTCCCCATGAAGGTGCTGGAACACAATCACTACATCACCGCGCTCGCTTTCGGACCATCGGGCGTTCTCTACGCGGGGACCTCGTTTCACGGCATCTACCGGGTCACCGACCGCGGGCTCGTTTCCTCGTCGTCGGGCCTACCCCGTGAGCCCTACTCCGCGGACGCGTTCTTTTATGAGGAGGTGGGCGCGATCGCCGCCGACGGGACGAACCCGGATGTATTGTACGCGGGGCTCAATTTCGGCGGCGGCCTGTATGCATCGAGGGACGGCGGCCGCTCGTGGAGGAGCCTGGGAGCCGTGCCCGGCGACACGGGCTCACTCGTTTTAGGTGGGCTTTTAAAAAAGGGTAATTCGCTTTTCGTATCCATGGGCGGCGCGGCCTGGCGTCTCAACACGGAAACAGGGGTCTGGAGAGAGCTCAAGGTGGACGGCATCATGCGCCGTCTTCCGTCAGGCGCAAAACCGCTCGCCCTCCTCGCGCTCGACGGCACCGGCGCCTATCCACCGCTCTTTTATCGAATCGGCACGCCCGGAAGTCCGCGCGCCAACGACCTCCGCGCACGGGCCGCGGATAAAAAAGCTCTCTACGCGAGCATTCCCGCCGTGCGCCGCAATCTTGCCGGGCTTATCTCCACCATTCACGCCTGCAAGATGAACGCCATGGTCATCGACATGAAGGACGACCAGGGTAGCCTCCATTTCCCGACGAATAACGAGACCGCGCTGCGATCGGGCGCGGCCCGAAAACCGGTCGATGTCCGGGCGATCCTCGGCACGCTTCGGCGGGAGGGCGTCCATTCAATCGCCCGGGTGGTGGTATTCAAGGACCCGAACCTGTTCCGCTACGACGGCAACCGGTACGCGATCTGGAACGCCCGGACCAACGCGCCCTGGCGCGGCAGCGAGGGCGAATACTGGGTCGATCCCCATTCGACGCTGGCGCAGGAATACAACATCGCGCTCTCGAGGGAACTCGCCGCGCTCGGTTTCGACGAGATACAGTTCGACTACATCCGCTTCCCCTCGGACGGGCCCACGCACCTGTGCCGCTACCGGCACCGACGCTTCGAAGACGGTTTCAAATCCGAGGCGATCGGCGACTTCCTGGAACGCGCCAAGCGCGTCATTCCCGTCCCCCTTTCGGTGGACATCTACGGTTTCAACGCCATGTACCGTTTCGGCAACTGGATAGGCCAGGACCTGGAGGAGATCGCCGCGGTCGTCGACGTGGTCTGCCCCATGGTGTACCCCTCGCACTTCGGCGGCAGGTACTACCGGCGCTTCCCCGGCGACGAGCACCCCTACCGGATCGTGCTCGACAGCGGCGTCCGCGCCCGCGTCATCTCCGGCGACGGCGCGCCCCTGCGGCCGTATCTCCAGGCGTTTAAAATGCTCTCCCCCACCTGGGGGACAGGCTATATACAGAGCCAGGTGCGCGGCGTCCTCGAAAGCGGCGTCGGCGGTTACACCTTCTGGAACGCTAAGGGCGAATACGACATGGTGCGCCGGGCCCTGGGCGGCAGGCCCCCCGAAGGGAAATAA
- a CDS encoding flagellin yields the protein MIINHNMSAINANRVLKFKHWDVNASMEKLSSGLRINKSGDDASGLAVSEKMRTQIMGLRQATRNTEDGMSFVQTTEGYLDQTSAILQRIRVLAVQSSNGIYTQEDRQLIQVEVSALIDEVDRIASQAEFNKFKLLLGEFSRTNPKASMWFHMGPNMHQRERVYIGTMTSQGLNLKEKTGKFLANLSTADNSNRTIGIVDDALQKIAKQRADLGAYYNRMEYAAKGLMNAYENIQASESRIRDADMAETLVNFTKDQILVQSGTAMLAQANMKTRTVLQLLGG from the coding sequence ATGATTATCAATCACAACATGAGCGCCATCAATGCGAACAGGGTGCTGAAGTTCAAGCATTGGGACGTAAACGCCTCCATGGAGAAGCTTTCCTCCGGCTTGCGCATCAACAAGTCCGGCGACGACGCGTCGGGACTGGCGGTTTCGGAAAAGATGAGGACCCAGATCATGGGACTTCGTCAGGCCACGCGCAACACCGAGGACGGAATGTCCTTCGTGCAGACCACGGAAGGCTACCTGGACCAGACCTCGGCAATTTTACAGAGGATCAGGGTGCTTGCGGTCCAGTCGTCCAACGGCATCTACACCCAGGAAGACCGGCAGCTGATCCAGGTCGAGGTTTCTGCGCTGATCGACGAGGTTGACCGCATCGCATCGCAGGCGGAGTTCAACAAATTTAAACTCCTCCTTGGCGAATTCTCGCGGACCAACCCGAAAGCGAGCATGTGGTTCCACATGGGGCCCAACATGCACCAGCGCGAGCGTGTCTACATCGGAACTATGACCTCTCAGGGGCTCAACCTCAAGGAAAAGACCGGAAAGTTCCTCGCGAACCTCAGCACCGCCGACAACTCGAACCGCACCATCGGGATCGTAGACGACGCGCTGCAGAAGATCGCGAAGCAGCGTGCGGACCTCGGCGCTTATTACAACAGAATGGAGTACGCCGCAAAGGGTCTCATGAATGCCTATGAGAACATCCAGGCGTCCGAAAGCCGCATACGCGACGCGGACATGGCGGAAACTCTTGTAAACTTCACGAAGGACCAGATACTGGTTCAGAGTGGTACTGCGATGCTGGCCCAGGCCAACATGAAGACGCGAACGGTCCTCCAGCTTCTCGGGGGCTGA
- a CDS encoding flagellin: MIINHNLSAINTHRVLKFQHWNVDKNMESLSSGMRINRAGDDASGLAVSEKMRTQVQGLRQAERNTEDGMSLIQTTEGYLQQLSDIIQRMRVLAVQSSNGIYTPDDRQLIQVEVSQLVDEVDRIASQAEFNKMNLLQGDFARLSRSMSMWFHMGPNMHQRERIYIQTMTARALNLKDMVGEPVTLSTPEMANRNIGVFDQALHVISKQRADLGAYYNRMEHAAKGLMSAYENIQASESRIRDADMAEVTVDFTKNQILVQSGTAMLAQANAKPQGVLQLLR, encoded by the coding sequence ATGATTATCAATCACAACCTGTCCGCTATTAATACTCACAGGGTCCTGAAATTCCAGCACTGGAATGTTGATAAGAACATGGAGTCGCTGTCATCCGGCATGCGGATCAACCGCGCCGGCGACGACGCGTCGGGCCTGGCCGTATCCGAGAAGATGAGGACCCAGGTGCAGGGGCTCCGTCAGGCCGAGCGCAACACCGAGGATGGCATGTCGCTCATCCAGACAACCGAAGGCTATCTCCAGCAGCTCTCCGATATCATCCAGCGCATGCGCGTGCTGGCCGTGCAGTCGTCAAACGGCATCTACACGCCCGACGACCGCCAGCTCATCCAGGTGGAGGTTTCGCAGCTTGTGGACGAGGTCGACCGCATTGCCTCGCAGGCGGAGTTCAACAAGATGAACCTGCTCCAGGGGGACTTCGCGCGCCTCAGCCGAAGCATGTCGATGTGGTTCCACATGGGGCCCAACATGCACCAGCGCGAGCGCATCTACATCCAGACCATGACGGCGCGCGCCCTGAACCTCAAGGACATGGTGGGCGAACCCGTTACGCTCTCGACGCCCGAGATGGCGAACAGGAACATCGGGGTCTTCGATCAGGCGCTGCACGTCATCTCCAAGCAGCGCGCCGATCTGGGCGCCTATTACAACCGCATGGAGCACGCGGCGAAGGGGCTCATGAGCGCGTATGAAAACATTCAGGCGTCCGAAAGCCGCATCCGCGACGCCGACATGGCCGAGGTAACGGTCGACTTCACCAAGAACCAGATTCTGGTTCAAAGCGGCACGGCGATGCTGGCCCAGGCCAACGCGAAGCCGCAGGGCGTATTGCAGCTGTTACGGTAG
- a CDS encoding M23 family metallopeptidase, which produces MGLNPFRDSNLNDLQEDIRRFFGDRFGELAERARAEWGLFVKKGRERVTIMFIPHSAKKIANFHLTLFSVFSIVGAIVAIVVVTSIVIVNHASTIKEISKLKMYGSYSKIQITRYNEEINRLYGIFQKFKPEITHLYSLTPGNNVDSLWAKGGNPNPEPQNEAGGQDLPTMEVLNIEEMERELRTTKEVLEKIKIFLEARRKIIENTPSIWPVDGYVVSRFGDRTSPYTFKKEYHQGLDIASFPGAEIRATAPGKVENIWWDPVFGLSVAVSHKYGFVTVYSHCQRVSAGLDQKVGKGEVIAYVGRTGKATRPVCFYQIKIGTDFVDPAPYLNKIVQ; this is translated from the coding sequence ATGGGCCTAAACCCGTTCAGGGACTCCAATCTTAACGACCTTCAGGAGGACATTCGCAGGTTCTTCGGCGACCGCTTCGGCGAGCTCGCCGAGAGGGCCAGGGCCGAATGGGGCCTCTTCGTTAAAAAGGGACGCGAGCGGGTCACGATCATGTTCATCCCGCACTCCGCCAAGAAGATCGCCAACTTCCACCTGACGCTTTTCTCCGTCTTCTCGATCGTGGGAGCGATCGTCGCCATCGTCGTCGTCACCTCGATCGTCATCGTAAACCACGCGTCAACGATCAAAGAGATATCGAAGCTCAAGATGTACGGCTCCTACTCGAAAATTCAGATAACCCGATACAATGAGGAAATCAACCGGCTGTACGGCATCTTTCAGAAGTTCAAGCCGGAGATCACCCATCTCTACTCGCTTACGCCGGGAAACAACGTGGATTCACTCTGGGCCAAGGGGGGAAACCCCAATCCCGAGCCCCAGAACGAGGCCGGCGGTCAGGATTTGCCGACCATGGAAGTGCTCAACATCGAGGAAATGGAGCGGGAACTCCGGACTACCAAAGAGGTACTCGAGAAGATCAAGATCTTCCTTGAGGCGCGGCGAAAGATAATAGAAAACACCCCGTCCATCTGGCCCGTCGACGGCTATGTGGTCTCGCGTTTCGGCGATCGCACCTCGCCATACACCTTCAAGAAGGAATATCACCAGGGGCTCGATATCGCCTCTTTCCCCGGAGCTGAAATCCGCGCGACCGCTCCCGGCAAGGTTGAAAATATATGGTGGGATCCGGTTTTCGGTCTTTCGGTGGCGGTATCGCACAAGTACGGCTTTGTAACGGTGTATTCGCACTGCCAGCGCGTTTCGGCGGGGCTGGATCAGAAGGTGGGCAAGGGAGAGGTGATCGCCTACGTGGGACGGACCGGCAAGGCCACGCGGCCCGTATGCTTCTACCAGATAAAAATAGGGACGGACTTTGTCGATCCCGCCCCCTACCTCAACAAGATCGTCCAGTAA
- the fliM gene encoding flagellar motor switch protein FliM translates to MTEILSQDEIDALLTAISTGEVDTTDYSAAKEQRKVKIYDFRRPDKFSKDQIRTLQMMHETFARLTTTALSAQLRALVSVHVASVDQLTYEEFIRSIPNPTTLAVINMDPLKGSAVLEIDPSITFTIIDKLFGGMGESAKISRELTDIELSVMEGIIVRILGNLREAWSNVIDLRPRLGNIETNPQFAQIVPPNDMVVLITLETKVGEVEGMTNLCIPYITIEPVISKLSAQYWYSSIRKGATDENMSIIQSRLETVELPVIAEIGEVEITMQEVLDLRVGDVVKLTDTKISSDMALRIGGRKKFKCRPGVVGSRVAIQIGEKIEEISDEMLISKRSEDDL, encoded by the coding sequence ATGACCGAGATACTGTCCCAGGACGAAATTGACGCCCTATTGACCGCGATATCCACCGGCGAGGTGGACACCACGGACTACAGCGCGGCGAAGGAGCAGCGGAAGGTCAAGATTTACGATTTCCGGCGCCCGGACAAGTTTTCGAAAGACCAGATCCGCACGCTGCAGATGATGCACGAGACCTTCGCCCGTCTGACCACGACCGCCCTGTCGGCGCAGCTTCGCGCGCTGGTGAGCGTGCACGTGGCGTCCGTGGACCAGCTAACCTACGAGGAGTTCATACGCTCCATCCCGAACCCGACGACGCTCGCCGTCATCAACATGGACCCGCTCAAGGGATCGGCCGTGCTCGAGATCGACCCTTCCATCACCTTCACCATCATCGACAAGCTTTTCGGGGGCATGGGCGAATCGGCCAAGATAAGCCGCGAGCTCACCGACATCGAGCTTTCAGTGATGGAGGGCATCATCGTGCGTATCCTCGGAAACCTGCGCGAGGCATGGTCGAACGTCATCGACCTGCGGCCGCGCCTGGGCAACATCGAGACCAATCCGCAGTTCGCCCAGATCGTGCCCCCCAACGACATGGTGGTGCTCATTACGCTTGAGACCAAGGTGGGAGAGGTCGAGGGCATGACGAACCTCTGTATACCCTACATCACCATCGAGCCCGTCATCTCCAAGCTCTCGGCGCAGTACTGGTATTCGAGCATCCGCAAGGGGGCTACCGACGAGAACATGTCCATCATCCAGAGCCGTCTGGAGACCGTCGAACTTCCGGTAATAGCGGAGATCGGCGAGGTCGAGATTACCATGCAGGAAGTGCTGGACCTCAGGGTGGGCGACGTCGTCAAGCTCACCGACACCAAGATCAGCTCGGACATGGCGCTTCGTATCGGCGGCCGGAAGAAATTCAAATGCCGTCCGGGCGTGGTCGGAAGCCGGGTTGCGATTCAGATCGGGGAAAAGATCGAGGAGATCTCCGACGAGATGCTCATCAGCAAGCGAAGCGAGGACGACCTGTAG